TTCCAAGAACGATGACGGTGCAAGTTCCCCTCCTCCTAGGACGTTTATCAACCAGTTACCTGATTGGAGCATGCTTCTTGCTGCTATCACAACCATTTTCTTGGCTGCTGAGAAGCAGTGGATGATGCTTGATTGGAAGCCGAGGCGGCCTGACATGGTCATTGATCCGTTTGGCATAGGGAAGATTGTTCAGGATGGTCTTGTTTTCAGTCAGAACTTCTCGATTAGATCATATGAGATAGGCGCTGATCAAACAGCATCCATAGAGACACTAATGAATCATTTACAGGTAGAGTTACAGTTATTTGGCTAGTATGTTTGAACAATGAACATTGGGAAACAGGATTTACATTTATTGGTTTCTTTTGTAGAGATATGGCATAAGCTTGAGTTTTAGTTAATACATCTCACTTTTTGGCAGGAAACAGCTATAAATCATTGTCGAAGTGCTGGACTGCTTGGAGAAGGTTTTGGTGCAACACCTGAGATGTGCAAGAAGAACCTAATATGGGTTGTCACACGGATGCAAGTTGTGGTTGATCGCTATCCTACTTGGTAAGACATGCTTTTTTGCTCATGATTATAGCAACAATTCATGATAAGCCACTTTTGCTCTACAGTATGGCTGTGGCATATCTTTTGATACTAACTAGTTCAGTTCTTGAATTCCAGCAATATTCTGTATTATACAAATGATCTGTATCACATCTGGCGGACTTGTGTTTGTTTCATTAAAACTTGGATTGATGTTATTGTTTAAGCTTTTAAAGGTTAAGATATGAAGTCGAAGACAATTAAGGCTAGCCCCCAGCAATGAATAACATAAGAAAGATAAACCTGATACGCTTCTTTGTTTAATGAGATTCCCTGTTTAATACTAAGAACGGGACCTTAACTTGTCATTTTTGTTAATGTTAATACTTCCCCTCTAATTTTGATTTAGGTACCTATGCACTATATTGTTTTAAGCACATGGCAAGTTATTGGTGTTGAAAATAACATTCACTTAACTGATATTAGCTTGGCATTAGGGCttgtttcaaaaataataataaaaacgaAGAAGTTGGCCTAAAATAGTTACTTTTAGCAAGGTATGTACTTGTTGGAGCACCGTTCTTTTTTGTATGTCACGAAATTAGTAGTTCTGGAGGTATTAAGAGTATAtagaaatattattattattttcgttagGTGTATGTCTATATTGATGAACATTGAACTTATTTTTGTTGTCTTGCAGGGGTGATGTTGTTCAAGTCGACACTTGGGTCAGTGCATCGGGGAAGAATGGCATGCGAAGAGATTGGCTTGTCAGCAATAGTGAAACTGGTGAAATTTTAACACGAGCCACAAGGTCGGTCATTGTTTATGGAAGGATCATGACCATATGTTTTTTTTCGTGATGTAACCTGTTGAACtctaaaatatttcaaaatttgtttTGCTAGCATTTAATATGTTTTCAATCGATACACGAATCGATATTTTGGTTTCCCAGGCCACATCTAATGACTTTTTCCTGACCTTGTGTTTGCACTTTAACGAACAGTGTTTCATGAGTGACTAATCCCAGTCTCCTCTGTTTTTGTTTTGTTGATCTGCAGTGTATGGGTGATGATGAATAAACTGACTAGAAGGTTATCTAAAATCCCAGAAGAGGTTCGAGGGGAAATAGAACCTTTTTTTATGAATTCAGATCCTGTTCTGGCTGAGGATAGCCAGAAACTAGTGAAACTCGATGACAGCACAGCTGAACACGTGTGCAAAGGTCTAACTGTAAGTCCCCGCTTCCCCTGTTTCTCTTTCATATACTTACAGCGTCTGTCACTTGTAATTGCTGTTATGTTCATTCGTTGCAATTTGTAATAAAGTTTATATCTAATTTGCAGCCTAAATGGAGCGACTTGGATGTCAACCAGCATGTCAATAATGTGAAGTACATTGGCTGGATCCTTGAGGTAGACTCACTCCGGTTGTATTTCAAGGATTTTCTTTTGAACATTCTCACCATTACCTCTTCGTATCCGAAGATAACAATTAAATGGAAATCATAACTGATTTTTATTTCGTATACCTTAATTTTTACCTATGATGTCAAGCTAATATGAAATTGGAATTTTGGTAGAAGTCTGCTTCAGATCTTCACGAGTTAAGTCATTTATAGTCTGTTGGTTACATGCATTTTAACCGGATGGTAGTACTTGTTGCAGAGTGCTCCATTACCAATCTTGGAGAGTCACGAGCTTTCTGCCATGACACTGGAATATAGGAGGGAGTGCGGGAGGGACAGCGTGCTGCAGTCACTGACCACTGTGTCTGATTCCAATACGGAAAATGCAGTAAATGTTGGTGAATTTAATTGCCAACATTTGCTCCGACTCGACGATGGAGCTGAGATTGTGAGAGGCAGGACCCGATGGAGGCCTAAACATGCCAAAAGTTCCGCTAACATGGATCAAATTACCGCAAAAAGGGCATAGAAATCCAAGTAATCTCATTGCTGTGTGTAGTATCTATCGTGCTCTTTTCggatttatatacatatattcctTATGATTATTAGTCTTCCtttgagaaaaaaaaaggggttgtAATTAGGCTTGTTTAGGAGTCGGGTTTTCGTACATAGCCTTGTAAGGCTCAGCTCGTATGACCCGAGCCTCGGACACGGATTTTGTGAAGTTGGGCCCGTGCCCTAACCAGCATAGGCTCTTTCCATGGAAAGGTGGTTCTGCTTTTGAAAAATTGAATAGCCATGTGAGATGGCTCTCTCCCTACATTATGGGCTTTTAACCAGTTAGAGACCGGGTAGTTTAGGATAAAATTTATCTTTAATTTGGGAGGATTTGTATATTTTTTTTGCctttattttaacctaaatttGCTTATAATTATTTGGTTTTATATTTAGGTATTGAATCAatgaagtttttaaattttaaaatgttttgattGGCTTACATTGACAAAGCATTGTATCAACCAATTTTTTTAGATCAAATGTAAGCCCTTGTGTAACTATTGCATGCAtgttaggaaaaaaaaaaacaaaaacaaaacaaaaattcacttaaATTTAGGTGAGGTGTTTATTTTTTTAAGGTATATATGCGTTTATAAATTGATTTATGTACGTAAATGTATTTCATGTGATCGGTTGCATTCGAAATCAAATAAAGGgttaaattaattttaagttCATCGTTTTGAATTGgtaaaaaatagaaaattgagATAAAACAGTGAttgaatttgtttttattatttttaacattttattaatattttaattgtttatttaatG
Above is a genomic segment from Gossypium arboreum isolate Shixiya-1 chromosome 8, ASM2569848v2, whole genome shotgun sequence containing:
- the LOC108470202 gene encoding palmitoyl-acyl carrier protein thioesterase, chloroplastic, giving the protein MVATAVTSAFFPVTSSPDSSDSKNKKLGSIKSKPSVSSGSLQVKANAQAPPKINGTVASTTPVEGSKNDDGASSPPPRTFINQLPDWSMLLAAITTIFLAAEKQWMMLDWKPRRPDMVIDPFGIGKIVQDGLVFSQNFSIRSYEIGADQTASIETLMNHLQETAINHCRSAGLLGEGFGATPEMCKKNLIWVVTRMQVVVDRYPTWGDVVQVDTWVSASGKNGMRRDWLVSNSETGEILTRATSVWVMMNKLTRRLSKIPEEVRGEIEPFFMNSDPVLAEDSQKLVKLDDSTAEHVCKGLTPKWSDLDVNQHVNNVKYIGWILESAPLPILESHELSAMTLEYRRECGRDSVLQSLTTVSDSNTENAVNVGEFNCQHLLRLDDGAEIVRGRTRWRPKHAKSSANMDQITAKRA